In Chitinophagaceae bacterium C216, the genomic stretch TACATCAGAGACAATAAGTTCTACTGGTTGTGACTCTAAAATTTTTAATGCCTCTTTACCATTTATAGCACACAAAGCGTTATACCCTTCTCCGCGAATATTAGTAGAAATAAAATCCAACATATTCACATCATCTTCCACAATCAAAATTCTTGGTAAGCTGCTTTCCACTTCAGCTTCCTCGTGATCCTGATTATTAATTGGCGCCACTACAGGCTTTTGTTCAAAAGGTATAGTAACCGTAAATACTGTGGGGCCGCCTTGGCGGCTGCTAACATTGATCGCGCCTTGATGTTTTTCAACGAGCGCTTTAGCAAGCGATAATCCGATACCGGCTCCGCCTATATTTTTAATCTTATGATCGGGAGATGATACTTTGAAGAATGGCGTAAATACCTGACTCAAATCACCTTCCGGAATTCCTACCCCATCGTCTTTAACAGATATAGCCACTACTTTTACTGAATTTTCATCAACCTCGGGCAAACTGATTCTGATTTCTACATTGGACTGAGCAAACTTGAATGCATTAATAAACAGATTGCTGAAAATCTTTTGCAGTGCTTCGGTATCTGCGTCCATATAAAGCTGATTCACTTCTGTAGACATATGAAATTTCAATCCCTTCTGCTGGGCAGTAGGAGAAAATCTCGAATACAGAGAATGTATATAAGAAACCAGCTCAATGCGCTCCTTTTTTATAGTATAGATATCGCTTTCAATCCGCCTAAAGTCTAGCAGTTGATTCACCAATGTAAGCAGTCTGTCCGTATTCTGTTCCATTACCGTCAACTGCTTGAGTGTTTCTGGATTATTTTCCGTAGTCAATAATTTTTCCAATGGCGCCATGATAAGGGAAAGCGGGGTTCGAATTTCATGTGCCATGGTAGTAAAGAAATCTATTTTTTGTTGGTAAAACTCATGCTCCTTTTGAGCTTTCATACGCTCCAACTTAATCGCATTCTTAGCCTGCTCTCTCCGTCTATAATAATTCTTCAATAACCAAATACTGCTAGCGATTAGAATTACATAAAGTATATATGCAAATGTTGTTCGATAAAAAGGTGGCTTAATAACAATCTTCACATCAGCGGTCGACTTACTCCAGTTTCCGTACACATCGGTAGCTTTCACTTTAAAAGTATAAGATCCTGGAGGAAGATTAGTGTACGTGGCAATGCGTTGCGTACCTACTTCATTCCAGTTCGCATCAAATCCTTCCATCTTATAAGCGTACTTAATGCGATCGGGATCTTTATAGCTTAAGGCGGCATAACCAAAACTCAATACAGATTGCTTATAATTAAGTTTTATGGTAGTTGCATAACTGGGTGCTACATTTAGTGGAGCATTCTCTTTATTAAAAGCAACTTCTTCATTAAAAAGCCTAAAACTGGTAAGAACGGGAACAATATCGTTTTGGTCTGGAAACAGTGTGATTTGCTCGGGGTAAAAAGTAGTGAGACCATTGATACTGCCCATCAGCATTTTACCATCAGAAGCCTTATAGTAAGCATTGTAATTGTATAAGCGATTATTAAAATTAATAGCATTAGTGAAAGACAGTACAACAAAAGGATTTTCTGAAAATTTTAGAATCCCATCATTAGTGGATAACCAAATATTACCTGCATTATCGTTTAAAATACCGAATACAATTGTTGGTATTCCGTTGCGACCCAAAAAGCTGGTAACTTTCTGGGTAAATATGTTCAGTTTGTTCAGTCCACCTCCATCAGTTCCTATCCAAATATTTCCTCTTCCATCGTCATGTAGTGCAATCACACGATTAGAACTAAGTCCCGAGTTGTGTGTCGCATATTGTACCCACTCATCAGTACCGGCCTTTCTGCAAATAACACCGCTTTCAAAAGTGGCGATCCACAAATTACCTAATGCATCTTCATAAATTTTATAAATACAGTTGTTGGGTAGATCCATGGCCGTCACCCTGATAAACGCGTCCCTTTCCTTATCATAAATATTTACACCTTTAACAGTTCCAATCCATATATTTCCTTTTCTATCTTCAGTAATACTGTATACACTATTACTGCTCAAGGATGTGGGATCGGAGGCATTGTGCAGATAATGTTTGATCTTACCGGTTTTGAGGTTGATAACATTTAGTCCCCCACTAAAAGTGCCCACCCAAAGATTTCCTTCTTTATCTTTATATAAAGCGTGAATGTTGTTATATGACAGCTTTTCGTGTTGAGGAGAGAATGGATATTTTTTGAATTTACCGGTATGCGAATCAAAATAATTTAACCCCCCGTTTTCGGTTCCTACCCAAAAATACCCGGGCATATCTTCTAAAAAGCAGCTTACCGCTTTTCCTGATAAAGCGTCGGATGCTCCGGTATGATAATAGTAATTAAAACCCGGACTGTCTTTGGCAAAATAGTTCACCCCTCCAAAGTAAGTACCTACCCATATACCTCCATCTTTGTCAGGATATATATAATAAATCGCATTATCACTAATACTATAGGGGTCATTGATATTATTAGTATAAGCTGTAAATTTCTGCTGTTCTAGATCTAGTACATTCAAGCCTTTTTCGGTACCTATATACAATTTATTTTTATCGGGTTGATAAATAGCCCGGATAATATTGTCACTTATAGCATCTGCACCGCCACTTTTGTATATTTTAAATTTGTTTTCCTTTTTTGACCAACAATTCAGTCCTCCGGAGAGGGTGCCAATCCACATATTCCCTTCCAGATCTTTATAAAGGGTAAGAATAAAATTGCTGCTGATTTGCTGATCCGAATTTCCAGCTTTGATATGACGGATAGTTCCTGTAACTGGATTTAGTACATCCACCCCTTCTCCAAAAGTACCAATCCAAATATTTCCATCATCATCCAGTTCCAATTTGCGAATTTGATTATGGGAGATGGAGGGCTCCCTGTCGCGCTTGCGATAATTATAGAAACGATTTTTCGCAATATCATACTTATATAATCCTGTGCTTCGAGTACCAATCCATACATATCCCCTATCATCTTTAAGTATCGAAAAAACCAGATCACTGCCCAATGCTTTTACTTTGGTAAAACTTTCCTTTACCAAATCCATAATATACAAGCCATCTGCCGTACCTACCCAAAAACGTGTACTATCATATTTGCAAATAGCATGAATGAAACTATTACCTGAGGGAGTGGAGAGGTCTGCGTGCGCTTGATATATCTTGAATGTATGCCCGTCAAACCGGTTTAAACCGTTCTTAGTGCCAAACCACATATATCCCTGATCATCCTGTATAATGTTCCATACCGTATTTGAGGACATTCCATTGTTTACAGTATAGTTTCTAAACAATACCTGCTGGGCAACAACAATATTACATGCTGCCATGAAAAACATGGCAAACGATATAGCTACATTTCTTGATATATTCAACAGTACTTTCAATGCTAATGCTAGGTTTTTTTGCGGTTATTTTTACGCACAGCGTGTATATTCGGCTCTTCTGCATTAACCTCTTGTTTCCACTTTTCCATAGTAGACAAAAGTTCTTGTACTATTTGCGGATGAGAATCTGCAATATTATTTTCTTCTGATGGATCCTTGGCTATGTTATAAAGCTCCACACGCTTGCTTGCATAAAAATACAGCAATTTATAATTCCCCTTTCTCACGGCAGTACACATGCGGGGCACCCAATTTCCGGTTTCTGAAACATAATGCCAGAAGAGAGGTGTATCTCTTTCCCATTTTTTGCCTTTGAATACGTCTAATATACTTCTTCCATCGAGAATATTTCCTTCTTTATTCTTCTGATCAGCCATTTCCAGAAAAGTAGGATAGAAATCAATACCACAAACAACAGCGTCGGAAACACTGTTTTTCTTAATTACAGAAGGCCATCTGGTAATAAGGCATTCTCTAATACCCCCTTCATAAAGCCATGATTTACCCAAACGTAAACCGGCGTTGTTTGCAAAGCTCGGTACGCCACCATTGTCGGAAAAGAAAACAACCAATGTATTCTCATCCAGTCCCAATCTTTTTAATGCTGCTAAAACTTTACCAACCCCAGTATCAATACTTTCTATCATTGCAGCCAGATAAGGATTGTCCTTATGCTGTCCCTCATGACGTGTGTTCTCAGGATCATCATAAATTTTAGCCGCAGCTCCCGCACCATATTTGGCATCAAATTTCTTCCTATACTTTTTTACTAAATGATCTGGTGCATCGAGTACGGTATGTACCGCATATAAAGAAACATATAAAAAGAAAGGCACTGATTTATTTCGTTCGATGAAATTCACAGCATCACTAAACTGCCGGTCTGTTAAATACTCTCCTTCGGCTCCCGTGGTATAAGTACTGATTTTATCATAAGGATAGAAATAATCGCCATCAGCAATGTACTTGGTTTCAGAACCAATAACTTCGTCAAAACCATGTTGCTTCGCATTGCCGATAGGATTACTGAATTTTGTATCTAAATGCCATTTTCCTATAATTCCTGTACGATATCCGGCATCTGATAGGGCTTCATTAAGTGTATAGTATTTTGCAGGGTCTAGATAGCGAGGCGCTTCATTACCCAAAAAATCTGTAATACGCACCCGTGCGGGATATTGACCTGTAATGAAACCCGCTCTTGCCGGAGAACAAATTGGGGCTGCAGAATAAGCTTGAGTAAAACGCATACCTTCTTTAGCCATCCTGTCTAGGTTAGGTGTTTCATTAAAAGTATTTCCGTAGCATCCAAGCTCGCCATATCCCAAATCATCAGCTAGAATAAATATTATATTGGGTTTTTTCTGAGCTGTCGTAAAAAGAACGCTTAATAATCCTAACGTCAATAAACAGAATCGCAAAAATTTCATCTATATCAGGTTTTATGTAATTAGAAAATTTAAACTTCAATACAAAACATATCCTCCGACAAATCGCTTATTTTTTGAAAAGACCATTTTTAAGACTTGGATCTATTTTCTTAAAATTCAACCCGAGGATATCACTGATAACAGAAGATATATTTACAAGATGTATCTCTTCAATTGAAGTACGATTTTTGAATGATGGGCCAAAACCGATAAATCCAGTACGCAGTTCCTTCATGCGTGGATCGTGACCATGTGAGCCAGTTACATTCTTTTTTACTTTTATAAAATCACCTTCAGTGTTACCATTAAAAGCAGAATTGTTATTGGCACTTACAGCCAGGGCTACTTCAGGATTCACTCCCATACTATCCAATTCTTTACGATCAATAATACGGAAGTATGCCTTTTCAGAAGCAGGTACACTATTGAGAAGTTCTTTAACCTTTTGTACCGTTTCCTGATCATTAGGGTCTTTCAGATATAAAAATGCAGAACCGCCGGTACTATGAAAACGTGCTTTCCAGTCTTTGTTTGTGATAATGCCGGCTTTATACAAAAGTGTATTAGGAGCAATAGTATTACGTGCCGAAACAAATCCATGATCACCTGTAATAATAATATCTGTTTTCTCCTTAATACCGGCTTGTTCATAAGCCAATAGCACCATATTCAACATACTGTCGATGATGCTTAGTGCCTGTTGAACCTTCGGATTATTTCTACCATTTTGATGCTGTGCATGATCCAGACCCACAAAATGCACTGCCATCAAATTGGGTTTATATTGTTTTACAATATAAGCGCTCATCTTACCTATTGTAAAATCAATACTATCCTGCGAAAAGCTTTTGGCTGATAATAAACCTGTTGAAGCCTGTATATTGTCAAGCAGGTTTTTAGGTGTAACAAGAGGACGGGTAATTGTTAACTGATCCGTTTTCTCATCATTATCAGCTCTGCGCACGGGGAAGTTATAATTAATAGGAGCACCCACAGTTACCGGCCACATTACCGCCCCGGATGTTAAGCCTGCAGCCTTAACCGCATCCCATAGAGTTTCAACTTTTATATAAGATTCATTCCAATACCAAGCTCCTTTTTTACCCTGATAAGGGGCATTATAATAAATACCATGCTGAGCTGGATGTACACCTGTAATAATGGAAGTATGCGAAGGATAAGTGACAGAAGGGAAAACGGTCACGGCTCCTTTGGCGTGCACCCCACTTGCTTTCAACTTCTTTAATGTGGGAGCATTCCACTTTTCTTGCAAATAGAAATCCGGACGAAACCCGTCAATACTTACCAGCAACACATGCCTGTCCTTTTGTGCAACACTCACAAGAGATGTAAATAATAAAAACAATAATAATCTATAACGCATAGCTTTCTATTTAGTAATGGGAATGAGTTCTATATCATCTATCCAAATCTTAGAACCTGATTGAGTGTTTCCGAAATAAAAGGCAAGACGATAATTACCTTCCTTATCAGCAGCAGCAGACTTAAAAGAATGAGTATTTATTTTCTTCTCTGTATTAATTTCGGCATCGATAATTCTATCCCTACCATCCGCAACATTTTCTAAGCGCACCAAAAATGAGGCATCCTTCTCTGCTACAGTTTTAAATTTTATCGTAAAGCGTTCTCCTTTTTTAACAGGGAATGGCCAGGCCAACATGATAGCTGCAGGACGAGGACCGGGCTTATCTACATTTATTAAAGCGGATTTTCCTGATATTTTACCACTTTCATCGATATTGATTGTCGCCTTCGCTTCATTAGCCACCCTTACCGTCCATCCTCCTAAGTTATCATCGAAATTCCCGTTAATGAAACGCCTATATGCACGCATTCTGACATTATACTCTCTCGTATCAAGCGGAAATGCGCCTATACTTTCTGCCCATCGTCTCCAATCAGTATACATTTCCTTTACACGATCAGGATAACGGGAACTTAAATCGTTCATTTCGATAGGATCCCTTTCCATATCATACAGTTGTAGAGCAGTCTCATTAAATGTATTACCCTCTTCGGTTTTGGCTACAAGTTTCCATTTTCCATCTCTAACCGCAATATTGGCTTCATGTTCCCAATATATTCTACCTCGATGATTAGAACTTCCCGAAAAATGCGGCACCAAGCTTTTACCTTGCAAGGGGACAATTCTATTGCCTTTATAGGTTGTGGGATATGTGGCCTTAGCTACATCAATACAGGTAGCCATAATATCTGTAATATGGCCGTACTCTTTAACATAGCTATTTTTCAATTCAGCTTTAATACCTTTGGGCCAGTGAACAATTAATGGGGTAGCAATACCGCCTTCGTGTGTAAAATGTTTATACTCTTTATAGGGAGTACTGCTCACATTTGCCCAGTTGATACGATAACTCTCAAATGTTTCCGCTGTGCCATCAACAGCTTTACTCTTACCACTGCTAATATACTCAGCACATGCACCATTATCACTTAGAAATAGAATCAGTGTATTATCGAGTTGATTATACTCTTTTAAAGTTTTGACAATACGCCCTACTCCCTGGTCCATGATATCTACTTGTGCTGCATAGATGGCCATACGCATACTCATCTCTTTTTTCTCTTCCTCACTAAGGGTATTCCAAGCGGGGATGCGTTCATCTCGAGGGCTTAACTTAGCATTAGCATCAAATAATCCCATTTGCTTTTGTCGTGCAAATCGTTCTTTTCTAATAACATCCCAGCCTTTCATGTAAATGTTCTTATACTTCTCAATAATAGATGCAGGAGCATGCAAAGGCCAATGTGGAGCAGTATAGGCTACATACATGAAAAACGGCTTATCCGGCTGAGCAGCGAAATGTTCCTTAATATATTTTACACTGGTATCACTGATAGCATCGGTAAGGTAAAAATTATCAGGAGCATTGTAGCGGGTATTGTTGCTATAGATAACAGGAGTGTAATAATTAGCACCTCCGGGTACTATTCCAAAATATCTTTCAAATCCACGTTGGATAGGCCAATTATCAATAATATAACCATCAATCTTTCTTTCATTAGTAAGGTGCCACTTGCCTGACATATAAGTATTATAGCCAGCTGGCCTCAACACTTCTGCAATAGTAACGCATTCGTTATTGAGATTGCCCTGATATGCCGGAGTTGTTTTTAAATCCGCAGCTGCCATCCATCCCATGCCAGCCTGATGCGGATACAATCCTGTCATTAGAGACGCCCTTGTAGGACAACAACGGGCTCCGTTGTAAAACTGCTTATACCGCAATCCTTCTTTAGCTAACTGATCAACATTGGGGGTTTGTATTTCCCCTCCATAACACCCAATATCCGAGAAGCCCATATCATCCACCAAAATCAGAATAATATTGGGTTTTTGCTGCGCCAGCGTTACAGAAAACGAGGTTAAAAAAATCAGCAGTATAAGAAGTTTGTTATACATATCTTGTTAGAGTATTTAGTATCCTTAAGGTTTAACTGGATGGAAAATTTTATTTTTATCTACTCAAAGACGAGTACACATCACAACTAAATAGGGATGTATCTAACCTTTCTTGCTTTTAAGTTTTTCTCATAATGCAGAAAGGCAGAACATCCCTATTACATACACTTATTAATTATTTATCAATTACGCGATTCTCAATCCCAGACTATCGAGTAATGAAATGGTGAATTACCATATCGATAAAGCCTTTTGACCTTTCGCAAACGCATCAGTAAAGCGATAACTAATATACACCTCGTTAGCACCCATACGCTTGTTATTGATTTTTTCTGAATGCAACTCACGTGTATAACCCAGCGCCAGCTTTTTGATACGCACACCTGCATTCAATAAAGTTCCAATATCTTGTCTGTAGCCACCTCCTATCCAAAAAGTATTTAGAAAAACAGTTTTCAGATGGCCTTCAGCAATACCCTTGCGAACATTATCATAGAGATAGTTGGCGTTAGCCACAAGACCGAATTTATCGGAAAAAGCATAACGATATCCGCCATGAATAGAATGACGCAGTGCATAGTAATCTTCGTAATAAGACGTATTACCACTTTCAGATTTTACTAAATCACTGGCAGAATACCCCACGTAGAAATTCTCCGAAGACAATCCCACACCTAAGTTTAACCCATATTTGGTAAGTTTATTATTCCTTTTTAAAGCATCAAATGCAGGGTCGTTAGGATCACCCGGTAATAAATCTGATATATCCGTTTTCAGATTATCATAGCTAATGCCCAAACCCGCTTTAAGATTTAATGTAGACGTGATAGCAGCTGATGCACTATAGGAAAGGTTCACACCTATATTTTTGGTATTCCCGTAATCGTCTTTAAGCGCAGCCAATCCGATGCTGTGTTGAACTTTGCTATCTGCAGAAGCCCCCAAATCTACTAAGCGCACATCTCCTGATAAAAAGAAAGTCTGAGGAGCTTTATCAAATGTAGTGATCTGATTTCTATAAAAAGCCTGCACCGAACTTCCATCATTTCCGGTTAAAGCGGGATTCAAATATTGCTTGAACTGCGGAAAATTTGCAATAGTTATTCTATTTTGAGCTTTGCCTACAAAAGCAGTAGTTATTATAAGAATAAGCAAAGAATATTTTTTCATTCGTTTATCTTTTAAATTTTAAAGGATTGAGGAAAGTAGCTTATTGTAAAAAATAAGCTACTTGATAACAGTTACTGTACCTCTCTCTTCCAATAACAAATCAGGAACTTTAATGATGTAGAAATAAGAACCCGGAATTACTTTACCGTCTTTATTCTTGCCATCCCATCCTACTGTAGGATCGGTAGAATAGAACAATCTGCGACCATCTCTATCCAGCACTTCCACAGAACTACGAGTATAGCACTGCAAATCAGGAATAAGCCAGGTATCATTAATACCATCACCATTAGGCGAGAATGTATTTATGATATTGATATTTTCGCGAAGCTTCACTTTTGTAGTAGTAAAAAGAAACTCCGAATTAACAGTACCACTACCGGCGATAAGATCTCCTCTTACTTCATACTCACCCAAACGATATTGATTATACTTGGTTATCTCTGACCAACGAACTTCTGCCATTTGTTTTTCTCCATCCTCAAGTGTAACCTCTACAGTCTTAGGTAGAGGCAATAATCTGAAAATGGTTTTAATAGGAGCAGATACTTCTGGTACAGGGGTTATGGCAGTAATCTTCCTCAGAGGGATAACAGGCTCTTCGGCTATAAGTATATTGTCAATATCAATTGTACCCACAAAATTAGCATTGTTGGAAATTTTAAACTGGCGGAGTCCGGCCAATTCTGGTGTTAAAGCTGGTACGTCATCCAGCATAAGCTTAGCATTACCTTCCTGGTCAACAACCCACACATCGGCAGCATCATCCAGAACGGAGCCTATGGTTTCTCCATCTGGTGCTAAATAACCTGCAGGTCTTCCGCTATTATTAATAAACCATATAATTTTATGCTTACCCTCAAGTGGATCACTGCTAATATTCCCTGAAGGGGCACGCCCTCTGATGACAAATGCACCGGTTGTAGCTACCGGACTGATGTATATAGCCGAGTGTACAGTTGTATTACCTGGATCTGCCGGAGCTGTACCACTCATACCCATTCCTACTGAGAAAAGGAATCCGTTCGAAACGTTTGTCCCCGGTGTATTATCGGATATCTCGATATCCATTTCAAATCTAAGGAAACCGCCCACTCCAGTGGGGTTAAATGGTGTGGTTGTTTTTGAGGCTGAAGCTCTGTTTGTACCGGAGCCACCCACTTTTACAATTTGCAGGGTATTATTCAGTGTATTGAGCGTAGCGTTTCCATTAAAACTAAGTCCGTCAAATTGATTAGTACCAGTTCCTATATAGTCCCGATAATCTGTAGACGAGTTAAAATCCTGCTGGAAATATATTTGAGCGGAATTGGTAGGTGTAGGACCTGTATCTGATTTTTTGCCCGGTGCGGGGACATCTATATCAGCAGCCTCTTTTATATCGGCTGTACATGCGGAAAACGCCGCTATAAATATGAGTATTGCAGATTTCAAATAATATTTTGCTGTCATAAAATTCAGTTTTTTGGTTCTTTAAACAAATTCTATTAATTACCCCATCCCGTATTTTGACTTCCAAAATTTTTATTCAATATCAACTCACTTGTAGGAATCGGGAATAACAAGAATTTAGGAACACTCACATTTAAAGCATACACGTGTACACCGTGTCTTGGAGTCCATGTTTTAGTGGTGTTATTATAAGATGGATAATTGCTGGTAAATGTAGAATATGTCGGATATCCTGACAACTTATTATTTAATCTGTGCAGGAATTGATATTCATACATTGTTACGTTATTGCCCAAAGGACTCGGCATACGCACTAAGTCGAACCAGCGTTGGCCCTCTCCTACCAGTTCCAAACCACGATCATCAAAAATCTTCATCCTGAAGTTTTCCTTAGTTCCTGCTGTTGCAGGGGTCAAATCTGCTGGCACGCTTCTAGGAGTTCCGTTAGCTGTTCTCGCACGCTGCCTTACTCTGTTAAATGCAGCTAATGCTTCACTTGTAGGACCGTACAATTCATTTAAAGCTTCAGCTTTAATATAATACACTTCTGCTAATCTGATGATGAAAAAGTCATTACCATGGTTACGTTGATCCTTACCGGTTGGATCTATATACTTGCGACATAAAGGAGTAGCAATTGTATAGTTTCCAGCACCAGCCGGTACTACTGCGGGATAAATGTAATAGGTTCTACTTTGAGGACCCGTTGCCTGTACCCATAGACCACTTTCGTATCGATAATCAAATTCTACACTATCTGCATCTACATAATCTCCGGAGCGATAATAATCGGCAAACCAGTGCATAATTCTATAAGTACCATCCCCGTTCTGGTTATTGCCGTTTGCAGAAACAAAATGCGTATTAGGTGCATTAAAGCGGAGCGCATATTCAGATCCTGCAGCCGGCTGTGCACGGTTGGTGGGGTCTGTCTGGAAACGAATACCAAAGATTACCTCATTGTAAGCCAGGGTTTCTTTTCCTATATCAAAGAGGTCGGCATAATTATCCAACAATACATATTCGTTGCTATTAATTACAGAATCCGCATAAACCACTGCATTTGTAAAATATTCGGTAGCATCTTGTCCTTTTTGCAATAACTGATCACCGTATGTAAGGTAAGCCTGTGCCAACATCGCTTGTGCAGCCCCCTTGCTGGCGCGTCCTAATTCTGCAATAGGAATAGCACTTTTTACCGGAAGCAATTCCGAGGCTTTTTTGAAATCACTAAATATCTGCTCATAAGTTTGCGCGAGGGGGGCTCTTGGCAGATAAAAATCACTATCTACTCTTGTAGGAGTAATTCTCAATGGTACTCCACCGTACAAGCGCACCAAATAATAATAACAGAATGCCCGGATAAAGTAAGCTTCTCCATAAGCTCTATTTCTAAAGCTTTCGCTCAACTTAGGCATGTTATCTAATACATCTATCAGCTCATTGGCATTAACAATAGTTAGATACAAACCATTCCACATGGAAGCCGTGTTGGCGGGTGTGAACAGCCTTTGCGCATATGGTCCATACTCTGATCCAGAGTTTGAGAAAAAGTCATCAGCGCATGCTGTAAGCATAATATGCCCTTGAAATTTAAACATTCCAGGATCGTTAAATCGAGCATACATACCTACAATTAATGCGGTAATGTCACCCTCTGTGGTGATAGTACCTGGAGTGGGTCTATCATATATAGTTTCATCCAAACTACAAGACTGTATAAACAACGTTATCAGTATCGGAGATAAGTATTTTAAGAATCTTTTTTTCATCTGTATAATTTTTTATAGAGATCAGATGGATTAAATCAGTTTTTTGTATTTACCTTTTTTGCTTATCAATCGTTAGAAAATCAATTTCAACGATGCGGAGAAAGAACGAGGTTGTCCTAATGTTCCTAAATCTATACCGTTATTAATCGAGCTAAATCCAAACGAGTTGATATTAGGATCGTAACCGGTGTATTTAGTGATTGTAAACAGGTTGGTTCCTGTAACAGACACTTTCAAATCTCCCAGTTTCAATCTTTGAGGTAAAGAGAAGGTGTAACCCAAACTTACAGTTTGTAATCTCAGGAAAGATGCATCTTCTACCATCCAATCTGGGAAGCGTTGTTGCAAACGAACCGAATTTGCAGTAAGAGCAGGATATTTATTGCTGGTACCCTCTCCATACCAACGACCTTCATATGCATCACGCATCATATTATGGGTAGTATTACCATGACCGGAACCCACCATCCATCTATTCAAATTGAGTAACTGAGCACCATGGCTTCCGAAGAAAACAACAGCTGCAGAAAATTTTCCGATGCTTAAATCACTAGTCAAACCGTAAGTAAAGTCGGGCATGGCATCACCTATCACTGTTTTATCAGCATCTGTAATCTGGCCATCACCATTAATGTCAACATATTTCACCATACCAGGCTTTATGCTTGATTTAGCGTTATCGTTAGCCAGTGCTGGGTCATTATCAATTTCAGCCTGGTTCTGATAAATACCATTAGTTTTATATCCATAGAAGGAAGAAAGTGCATATCCCGGAATAGCAGCCGTTACTGGTTGACCTAATACGAGACTACCTGCAGCAAAGAATGTTCTTCCGTAGATAATATTTGATTCTCCCATATGGATAATCTTACTCTTTATAGGCGAAATGTTACCGCTTATATTGAGAGATTTTTTAGCCTTAGAGAAAACGTTATAACTTACTTCCACATCCAAGCCCTTGTTAGACACTTTACCTACATTGGTGTAATAGCTAGAGATACCGGAAGAAATAGGTACGCCAAGATCAATCAACAGACCTGTAGTTATTTTGCTATATGCGTCTACTGTAATATTCAGACGGTCTTTAAGCAGCCCTAAATCAAATCCCGCATTATACTGAACTGTTTTCTCCCAGCTTAGATCAGGGTTGTTAAATCGAGAAAA encodes the following:
- a CDS encoding SusD-like protein P2 codes for the protein MKKRFLKYLSPILITLFIQSCSLDETIYDRPTPGTITTEGDITALIVGMYARFNDPGMFKFQGHIMLTACADDFFSNSGSEYGPYAQRLFTPANTASMWNGLYLTIVNANELIDVLDNMPKLSESFRNRAYGEAYFIRAFCYYYLVRLYGGVPLRITPTRVDSDFYLPRAPLAQTYEQIFSDFKKASELLPVKSAIPIAELGRASKGAAQAMLAQAYLTYGDQLLQKGQDATEYFTNAVVYADSVINSNEYVLLDNYADLFDIGKETLAYNEVIFGIRFQTDPTNRAQPAAGSEYALRFNAPNTHFVSANGNNQNGDGTYRIMHWFADYYRSGDYVDADSVEFDYRYESGLWVQATGPQSRTYYIYPAVVPAGAGNYTIATPLCRKYIDPTGKDQRNHGNDFFIIRLAEVYYIKAEALNELYGPTSEALAAFNRVRQRARTANGTPRSVPADLTPATAGTKENFRMKIFDDRGLELVGEGQRWFDLVRMPSPLGNNVTMYEYQFLHRLNNKLSGYPTYSTFTSNYPSYNNTTKTWTPRHGVHVYALNVSVPKFLLFPIPTSELILNKNFGSQNTGWGN